In Serratia sp. FDAARGOS_506, a genomic segment contains:
- a CDS encoding alkaline phosphatase, producing the protein MFKLTLATRVALSMSLLAGWTATAGAADNAQLTQREDPYFLQAQAQLQQRLKQTPNTNRAKNVILVVGDGMGFSTVTAARIFEGQQRGVDGESNVLAWEAFPYLAAAKTYSADAQITDSAPSAVAMTTGVKTINDLMGLNHTATLNNCEDQQTKAVTTLWEMAATLGMSTGAVTTATITHATPGATYAHIANRDWESDAKMPADALAAGCRDIARQLVEMKYGNGLNVAMGGGRANFLPDSVSDPEYPGKKGARKDGRDLTQVWLQRYGERGQYVWNQAQFDKIEPGKVDHLLALFEPSHMNFEHDRRQDSAGEPSLAEMTGKAIDILAKNPEGYLLLVEGGRIDHGSHNGNAYRTLSDAVALNEAVKTIVDKVDLSDTLVIVTGDHSHTLTIAGYAKRGNPILGISVGVNDKPLLGSDGKPYTTVGFANGPGGAIPLTERPTLTMEQATAPDFIQPALVPLKSETHGGEDLGIYAIGPWAHLFQGTVEENYTFHVMNYASRIGERLSKR; encoded by the coding sequence GGCTGAAACAGACGCCAAACACCAACCGAGCCAAAAACGTCATTCTGGTGGTCGGCGACGGCATGGGGTTTTCCACCGTGACCGCCGCCCGCATTTTTGAGGGGCAGCAGCGCGGCGTAGACGGCGAATCCAACGTGCTGGCCTGGGAGGCCTTCCCCTATCTGGCGGCGGCCAAAACCTACTCCGCCGACGCCCAAATCACCGACTCTGCACCCAGCGCGGTAGCGATGACCACCGGCGTCAAAACCATCAACGATCTGATGGGCCTCAACCATACGGCGACCCTCAACAATTGTGAGGATCAACAAACCAAGGCCGTCACCACACTGTGGGAGATGGCCGCAACGCTCGGCATGTCCACCGGCGCTGTGACGACCGCAACCATCACCCACGCCACGCCGGGCGCCACCTATGCCCATATTGCCAACCGCGATTGGGAATCCGACGCAAAAATGCCGGCAGATGCCCTTGCCGCAGGCTGCCGCGACATCGCGCGCCAGCTGGTGGAAATGAAGTACGGCAACGGCCTCAACGTGGCAATGGGTGGCGGGCGCGCCAACTTCCTGCCCGACAGCGTGAGCGATCCGGAATACCCCGGCAAGAAAGGCGCCAGAAAGGATGGCCGCGATCTGACGCAGGTCTGGCTGCAACGCTATGGCGAGCGAGGGCAATATGTATGGAATCAGGCACAGTTCGACAAAATCGAACCGGGTAAGGTCGATCACCTGTTGGCCCTGTTTGAACCGTCGCACATGAACTTCGAGCACGATCGGCGGCAAGACTCGGCGGGCGAACCTTCTCTGGCGGAAATGACCGGCAAGGCCATCGATATTCTGGCCAAGAATCCCGAAGGCTACCTGCTGCTGGTGGAGGGCGGACGCATCGATCACGGCAGCCACAATGGTAACGCCTACCGCACGCTGAGCGACGCGGTCGCCCTGAACGAGGCGGTGAAAACCATCGTCGATAAGGTCGATCTAAGCGATACGCTGGTAATCGTGACCGGCGATCATAGCCACACGCTGACCATCGCCGGCTATGCCAAGCGGGGTAACCCTATCCTCGGCATTTCCGTGGGGGTCAACGACAAACCGCTGCTGGGCAGCGACGGCAAGCCCTACACCACCGTCGGCTTCGCCAATGGCCCCGGCGGCGCGATCCCGTTGACCGAACGCCCCACATTGACCATGGAGCAAGCTACCGCGCCCGACTTTATTCAGCCGGCGCTGGTGCCGCTGAAAAGCGAGACCCACGGCGGGGAAGATCTCGGCATCTACGCCATCGGCCCCTGGGCCCATCTGTTCCAGGGCACGGTGGAGGAGAACTACACCTTCCACGTGATGAATTACGCCAGCCGCATCGGCGAACGCCTGTCAAAACGGTAG
- the ribB gene encoding 3,4-dihydroxy-2-butanone-4-phosphate synthase: MNQTLLSDFGTPTERVERAIDALRNGRGVMVLDDENRENEGDMIFAAETMTVEQMALTIRHGSGIVCLCITEERRQQLELPMMVTNNSSQFQTAFTVTIEAAQGVTTGVSASDRLTTIRAAVADSAKPSDLNRPGHVFPLRAQPGGVLSRRGHTEATIDLVSMAGFKPAGVLCELTNDDGSMAHAPEVITFAKQHDMVVLTIEDLVAYRQAHEKKAS; this comes from the coding sequence ATGAATCAGACGCTACTTTCAGACTTCGGCACGCCGACAGAACGCGTTGAACGCGCGATTGACGCACTGCGCAACGGGCGCGGTGTGATGGTGCTCGATGATGAAAACCGTGAAAACGAAGGTGACATGATCTTTGCCGCGGAAACCATGACCGTTGAGCAGATGGCGCTGACCATTCGCCATGGCAGCGGTATCGTGTGCCTGTGCATCACCGAAGAACGCCGTCAGCAGCTTGAACTGCCGATGATGGTGACCAACAACTCCAGCCAGTTCCAGACCGCCTTCACCGTGACCATCGAAGCGGCACAGGGCGTGACTACCGGGGTTTCCGCTTCCGATCGCCTGACCACCATCCGTGCGGCGGTGGCAGACAGCGCCAAACCGAGCGACCTGAACCGTCCAGGCCACGTGTTCCCGCTGCGCGCGCAGCCGGGCGGCGTGCTGAGCCGTCGCGGCCACACCGAAGCGACCATCGATCTGGTTTCCATGGCCGGTTTCAAACCTGCCGGCGTGCTGTGTGAACTGACTAACGACGATGGCAGCATGGCGCATGCGCCGGAAGTGATCACCTTCGCCAAACAGCACGACATGGTGGTGCTGACCATCGAAGATCTGGTGGCCTACCGCCAGGCGCACGAGAAAAAAGCCAGCTGA
- a CDS encoding accessory factor UbiK family protein: protein MIDPKKIEQIARQVHESMPKGVREFGEDVEKKIRQVLQSQLTRLDLVNREEFDVQTQVLLRTREKLALLEQRMAELESKLSAAPAAKQEDE, encoded by the coding sequence ATGATTGACCCGAAAAAAATCGAACAAATCGCACGCCAGGTTCATGAGTCCATGCCTAAAGGCGTTCGTGAATTCGGGGAAGACGTTGAGAAAAAAATCCGTCAGGTACTGCAATCGCAGCTGACCCGCCTGGATTTGGTTAACCGCGAAGAGTTCGACGTACAGACTCAGGTGCTGTTGCGCACCCGCGAGAAGCTGGCGCTGTTGGAACAGCGCATGGCCGAGCTGGAAAGCAAACTGAGCGCGGCACCGGCCGCCAAACAGGAAGACGAATAA
- the hldE gene encoding bifunctional D-glycero-beta-D-manno-heptose-7-phosphate kinase/D-glycero-beta-D-manno-heptose 1-phosphate adenylyltransferase HldE gives MKVTLPDFRRAGVLVVGDVMLDRYWYGPTSRISPEAPVPVVKVDTIEERPGGAANVAMNIASLGANSRLVGLTGIDDAARALSAKLNEVNVRCDFVSVPTHPTITKLRVLSRNQQLIRLDFEEGFSNVDPQPMLERIQQALPQIGALVLSDYAKGALSQVQGMIQLARAAKVPVLIDPKGSDFERYRGATLLTPNLSEFEAVVGHCKDEAELVERGMKLVADFELSALLVTRSEHGMTLLQPGVEPLHLPTQAQEVFDVTGAGDTVIGVLAASLAAGNSLEESCFLANAAAGVVVGKLGTSTVSPIELENAVRGRAETGFGVMTEAQLKHAVAQARQRGEKVVMTNGIFDILHAGHVSYLANARKLGDRLIVAVNSDASTKRLKGETRPVNALENRMIVLGALEAVDWVVPFEEDTPQRLIADILPDLLVKGGDYKPEEIAGSTEVWANGGDVKVLNFEDGLSTTNIIKAIKDGRG, from the coding sequence ATGAAAGTTACGCTGCCTGATTTTCGCCGCGCCGGTGTGCTGGTGGTCGGTGACGTCATGTTGGATCGCTATTGGTATGGGCCGACCAGCCGCATTTCACCGGAAGCCCCGGTGCCGGTGGTCAAGGTCGATACCATCGAAGAGCGTCCCGGCGGCGCGGCTAACGTGGCGATGAACATCGCTTCGCTGGGTGCCAATTCCCGCCTGGTGGGCCTGACCGGCATCGACGATGCGGCGCGGGCGCTGAGCGCCAAGCTGAATGAAGTCAACGTGCGCTGCGACTTCGTCTCGGTGCCTACCCATCCGACCATCACCAAGCTGCGCGTGCTGTCGCGTAACCAGCAGCTGATCCGTCTCGACTTCGAAGAAGGCTTCTCCAACGTCGATCCGCAGCCGATGCTGGAGCGCATTCAGCAGGCGCTGCCGCAGATCGGCGCGCTGGTGCTGTCCGATTACGCCAAGGGCGCGCTCAGCCAGGTGCAGGGCATGATCCAACTGGCGCGCGCCGCCAAGGTGCCGGTACTGATCGATCCGAAAGGCTCTGACTTCGAGCGCTATCGTGGCGCGACGCTGCTGACACCGAACCTGTCCGAGTTTGAAGCGGTGGTGGGCCACTGCAAGGATGAGGCGGAACTGGTGGAGCGCGGCATGAAGCTGGTGGCGGATTTCGAGCTGTCGGCGCTGTTGGTCACCCGTTCCGAACACGGCATGACGCTGTTGCAGCCGGGCGTTGAACCGTTGCACTTGCCGACCCAGGCGCAGGAAGTGTTCGATGTGACCGGCGCCGGCGATACCGTGATCGGCGTACTGGCTGCCTCGCTGGCCGCCGGCAATTCGCTGGAAGAGTCCTGTTTCCTGGCCAACGCAGCCGCCGGTGTGGTGGTGGGCAAGCTCGGTACTTCTACCGTGTCGCCAATCGAGCTGGAAAACGCGGTGCGCGGCCGTGCCGAGACCGGTTTTGGTGTGATGACCGAAGCGCAGTTGAAACACGCCGTGGCGCAGGCGCGTCAGCGCGGCGAGAAAGTGGTGATGACCAACGGCATCTTCGACATTCTGCATGCCGGCCACGTCTCCTATCTGGCCAATGCCCGCAAGCTGGGCGATCGCCTGATCGTGGCGGTGAACAGCGATGCGTCGACCAAGCGCCTGAAAGGGGAAACACGCCCGGTCAACGCGCTGGAAAACCGCATGATCGTGCTGGGCGCGCTGGAAGCGGTGGATTGGGTGGTGCCGTTCGAAGAGGATACGCCGCAGCGCTTGATCGCCGACATCCTGCCGGATCTGCTGGTGAAAGGCGGTGATTACAAACCGGAAGAGATTGCCGGCAGTACGGAAGTGTGGGCCAACGGCGGCGATGTCAAAGTGCTGAACTTTGAAGACGGCCTGTCGACCACCAACATCATCAAAGCGATCAAAGACGGGCGCGGCTAA
- the glnE gene encoding bifunctional [glutamate--ammonia ligase]-adenylyl-L-tyrosine phosphorylase/[glutamate--ammonia-ligase] adenylyltransferase, giving the protein MSPLSAVLQAQAQQVVQRFQEVHGADSAFSEQEQWVLASSDFVSDALLAQPAWLATLREQPPAPGEWQHYAAWLQDELEEVRDEAQLMRTLRLFRRETLVRIAWAQAQGLCSTEETLLQLSGLAETLIVSARDWLYQTCCREWGTPCNAAGEPQPLLVLGMGKLGGGELNFSSDIDLIFAYPENGQTQGGRRQLDNAQFFTRLGQRLIKALDQQTIDGFVYRVDMRLRPFGDSGPLVMSFAALEDYYQEQGRDWERYAMVKARLMGGAEDAYSQELRKTLRPFVFRRYIDFSVIQSLRNMKGMIAREVRRRGLKDNIKLGAGGIREIEFITQVFQLIRGGREPALQGRSLLPTLQAVGELGLLEAEQVRALSAAYLFLRRLENLLQAIGDQQTQTLPQDALDQARLAYGMGLADWPALMATLDAHMQAVRAVFDDLIGDDSPDVGEDPDYQHYHSLWQDALEESEMAPLTPHLDEEGRRQMLRTIADFRHDVDKRTIGPRGRDVLDQLMPRLLAEVCPRQDAPTALVRLAQLLLSIVTRTTYLELLVEYHAALSHLIRLCAASPMVANQLSRYPLLLDELLDPATLYQPVALDAYRSELRQYLLRVPEDDEEQKLEALRQFKQAQQLRIAAADIAGALPVMKVSDHLTYLAEAIIDAVVQQAWSDMVARYGQPTHLQEREGRGFAVIGYGKLGGWELGYSSDLDLVFLLDCPPEVMTDGDRCIDGRQFYLRLAQRVMHLFSTRTSSGILYEVDARLRPSGAAGMLVSTVEAFADYQQNEAWTWEHQALVRARIVHGDPALHQQFDAIRREILCKTRDAEILKREVREMREKMRNHLGNKQRDLFDIKTDEGGITDIEFIAQYLVLRYAPGEPRLTRWSDNVRIFELMANYDIMPEEEARALTQAYVTMRDEIHHLALQEHSGKVGSELFAAEREQVRTSWAKWLD; this is encoded by the coding sequence ATGTCGCCACTTTCAGCCGTGTTACAGGCTCAGGCACAGCAGGTTGTGCAGCGTTTTCAGGAAGTTCACGGCGCGGACAGCGCCTTTAGCGAACAGGAGCAGTGGGTGCTGGCGTCGAGCGACTTCGTTAGCGACGCGCTGCTTGCCCAGCCGGCCTGGCTGGCGACGCTGCGCGAACAACCGCCGGCGCCCGGCGAGTGGCAACACTATGCCGCCTGGCTGCAGGACGAGCTGGAAGAAGTACGCGATGAAGCGCAGCTGATGCGCACGCTGCGTCTGTTTCGCCGTGAAACGCTGGTGCGCATCGCCTGGGCGCAGGCGCAGGGGCTGTGTTCGACCGAAGAAACGCTGCTGCAGCTGAGCGGACTGGCGGAAACGCTGATCGTCAGCGCGCGCGACTGGCTGTACCAAACCTGCTGCCGCGAATGGGGCACGCCGTGCAATGCTGCCGGTGAACCGCAGCCGCTGTTGGTCCTCGGCATGGGCAAGCTGGGCGGCGGCGAGCTGAATTTTTCGTCGGATATCGATCTGATCTTCGCCTACCCGGAAAACGGCCAGACTCAGGGCGGGCGGCGCCAGTTGGACAATGCCCAGTTCTTCACCCGCCTCGGCCAGAGGCTGATCAAGGCGCTGGATCAGCAGACCATCGACGGCTTTGTCTATCGCGTCGATATGCGGTTGCGGCCGTTCGGCGACAGCGGCCCGTTGGTGATGAGCTTTGCGGCGCTGGAAGATTACTATCAGGAGCAGGGGCGCGACTGGGAGCGCTATGCGATGGTGAAGGCGCGCCTGATGGGCGGCGCGGAAGACGCCTACAGCCAGGAGCTGCGCAAAACGCTGCGGCCGTTCGTGTTCCGCCGCTATATCGATTTCAGCGTCATCCAGTCGCTGCGCAACATGAAGGGCATGATCGCCCGTGAAGTGCGGCGGCGCGGCCTGAAGGACAACATCAAGCTGGGCGCCGGCGGCATTCGCGAAATTGAATTCATCACCCAGGTCTTCCAGCTGATCCGCGGCGGCCGCGAGCCGGCGCTGCAGGGGCGTTCGCTGCTGCCGACGCTGCAGGCGGTGGGTGAGCTGGGGCTGCTGGAGGCCGAGCAGGTGCGGGCGCTGAGCGCCGCCTACCTGTTCCTGCGGCGGCTGGAGAATCTGCTGCAGGCGATCGGCGATCAGCAAACCCAGACGCTGCCGCAGGATGCGCTCGATCAGGCGCGGCTGGCCTACGGCATGGGTCTGGCGGATTGGCCGGCGCTGATGGCGACGCTGGATGCGCACATGCAGGCGGTGCGGGCGGTGTTCGACGACCTGATCGGCGACGATAGCCCGGATGTCGGAGAAGATCCCGACTACCAGCACTACCACAGCCTGTGGCAGGATGCGCTGGAGGAAAGCGAGATGGCGCCGCTGACGCCGCACCTGGACGAAGAGGGGCGCCGACAGATGCTGCGCACCATCGCCGATTTCCGCCACGATGTCGATAAACGCACCATCGGCCCGCGCGGCCGCGACGTGCTCGATCAACTGATGCCGCGCCTGTTAGCGGAGGTATGCCCGCGCCAAGACGCGCCGACCGCGTTGGTGCGGCTGGCGCAGCTGCTGCTCAGCATTGTCACCCGCACTACCTACCTCGAACTGCTGGTGGAGTATCACGCGGCGCTCAGTCATCTGATCCGCCTGTGTGCCGCTTCGCCGATGGTCGCCAACCAGCTGTCGCGCTACCCGCTGTTGCTGGACGAACTGTTGGATCCGGCCACGCTGTATCAGCCGGTGGCGTTGGACGCCTACCGCAGCGAGCTGCGCCAGTACCTGCTGCGAGTGCCGGAAGACGATGAAGAGCAAAAGCTGGAGGCGCTGCGCCAGTTCAAACAGGCGCAGCAGCTGCGCATCGCCGCAGCGGATATCGCCGGCGCGCTGCCGGTAATGAAAGTAAGCGATCACCTGACTTATCTGGCGGAGGCGATCATCGACGCGGTGGTGCAACAGGCCTGGAGCGACATGGTGGCGCGCTATGGCCAGCCGACCCATCTGCAGGAGCGCGAAGGGCGCGGCTTTGCGGTGATCGGCTACGGCAAACTGGGCGGCTGGGAGCTGGGTTACAGTTCCGATCTCGATCTGGTGTTCCTGCTGGATTGCCCGCCGGAGGTGATGACCGACGGCGATCGCTGCATCGACGGCCGCCAGTTCTACCTGCGGCTGGCGCAGCGGGTGATGCATCTGTTCAGCACCCGCACCTCCTCCGGCATTCTGTATGAGGTGGACGCCCGCCTGCGGCCTTCCGGCGCTGCGGGGATGCTGGTCAGCACCGTCGAGGCATTCGCCGACTACCAGCAAAACGAAGCCTGGACCTGGGAGCATCAGGCTCTGGTGCGCGCGCGTATCGTGCATGGCGACCCGGCGCTGCACCAGCAGTTCGACGCGATCCGCCGCGAGATCCTGTGCAAAACGCGCGATGCGGAGATCCTGAAGCGCGAAGTGCGCGAGATGCGCGAAAAGATGCGCAACCATCTCGGCAACAAACAGCGCGATCTGTTTGATATCAAAACCGATGAGGGCGGCATTACCGACATCGAATTTATCGCCCAATATCTGGTCTTACGCTATGCGCCGGGTGAACCACGGCTGACGCGTTGGTCGGACAACGTGCGCATCTTTGAGCTGATGGCCAATTACGACATCATGCCGGAAGAGGAGGCGCGCGCGCTAACGCAGGCCTATGTCACCATGCGCGACGAGATCCACCATCTGGCGCTGCAGGAGCATTCCGGCAAGGTCGGCAGCGAGCTGTTCGCCGCCGAGCGCGAGCAGGTGCGTACCAGCTGGGCCAAATGGCTGGATTAA
- a CDS encoding inorganic triphosphatase — MTVEIELKFIAAPQAVAALPQWLAAWPHQHSAPQKLTNIYFETADNVLRRHDMGLRIRGFDDRYEMTIKTAGKVVGGLHQRPEYNVAIAEPQLALALFPADIWPQDCDIAALQQALQPLFRTDFVREKWVVTYGQSEIEIGLDQGEVRAGDLSEGLSEVELELLNGNTADLLALAGELAAHGGLRQGSLSKAARGYHLAQGNPPREVRPLRVLKPAAKATVEQGMIAAFELALSHWQYHEELWLRGDAQARASVIEAVGTIRQALVIFGGLVPRKASADLRARLTELEPLLADKAAQPEALCYSAAYLQCKLALTSWLVSGAWRPFIDAKAQAKLDGSFKRFSDIMLGRSGAELKEAFSRTLNEDEYQEQLPRLTRQISALVLLSGAYPDEQTGPYIDAWRELQAALSERRQGWYEASRKQALSHAPFWLNGALR, encoded by the coding sequence ATGACCGTTGAAATTGAACTGAAATTCATCGCCGCGCCGCAAGCGGTGGCCGCTCTGCCACAATGGCTCGCCGCCTGGCCGCATCAGCATTCCGCGCCGCAAAAGCTGACCAACATTTACTTCGAAACGGCCGACAACGTCCTGCGCCGTCACGACATGGGGCTGCGCATTCGCGGTTTCGACGATCGCTATGAGATGACCATCAAAACCGCCGGTAAAGTGGTGGGCGGACTGCACCAGCGCCCGGAATACAATGTCGCTATCGCCGAGCCGCAGCTAGCGTTGGCGCTGTTCCCTGCCGATATCTGGCCGCAGGATTGCGATATCGCGGCGCTGCAGCAGGCGTTGCAACCGCTGTTCCGTACCGATTTCGTGCGCGAGAAGTGGGTGGTTACTTACGGCCAAAGCGAGATCGAGATTGGCCTGGACCAGGGCGAGGTGCGTGCCGGTGACCTCAGCGAAGGCCTGAGCGAGGTAGAGCTGGAGCTGCTTAACGGCAATACCGCCGATCTGCTGGCGTTGGCCGGTGAGCTGGCGGCGCATGGCGGGCTGCGTCAGGGCAGCCTGAGCAAGGCGGCGCGTGGTTACCACCTGGCGCAGGGCAATCCGCCGCGTGAGGTGCGCCCGCTGCGGGTGCTGAAGCCGGCGGCGAAGGCGACCGTGGAGCAGGGGATGATCGCCGCTTTCGAGTTGGCGCTGAGCCATTGGCAGTATCATGAAGAGCTGTGGCTGCGCGGCGATGCGCAAGCGCGCGCTTCAGTCATCGAGGCAGTCGGAACGATTCGCCAGGCGCTGGTGATCTTTGGCGGCCTGGTGCCGCGCAAGGCCAGCGCCGATCTGCGCGCTCGCCTGACCGAGCTCGAGCCGCTGTTGGCGGACAAAGCCGCGCAACCAGAGGCCCTGTGCTACAGCGCCGCCTACCTGCAATGTAAGTTGGCGCTCACATCATGGCTGGTGAGCGGCGCCTGGCGGCCGTTTATCGACGCCAAAGCGCAGGCCAAGCTGGATGGTTCTTTCAAACGCTTCAGCGACATCATGCTGGGGCGCAGCGGCGCAGAGCTGAAAGAAGCCTTCAGCCGTACGCTGAACGAAGATGAATATCAGGAACAATTGCCGCGTTTGACGCGGCAGATTTCGGCGTTGGTCCTGCTGTCGGGCGCTTATCCCGACGAGCAGACCGGCCCTTATATTGACGCCTGGCGCGAGCTGCAGGCGGCGCTGAGCGAGCGCCGCCAGGGTTGGTATGAAGCCAGCCGCAAACAGGCCTTATCGCATGCGCCATTCTGGTTAAACGGCGCGCTTCGTTAA
- a CDS encoding TIGR04211 family SH3 domain-containing protein → MQKLRLICLAALSFSITWAAHAEDKRYISDELSTYVHSGPGNQYRIVGTLNAGEEVTLLSVNDSTNYGQIRDPKGRTTWIPLDQLSQTPSLRTRVPELEQQVKTLTDKLANIDNTWNQRTAEMQEKVAGSDSTISSLQKENQDLKNQLVVAQKKVNAVNLQLDDKQRTIILQWFMYGGGVAGVGLLLGLLLPHLIPRRKNNNRWMN, encoded by the coding sequence ATGCAGAAATTACGCCTGATTTGCCTTGCCGCGCTGAGCTTCAGCATCACTTGGGCCGCACATGCCGAAGATAAACGCTATATCTCCGATGAGTTAAGCACTTACGTCCATAGCGGCCCAGGTAATCAGTACCGTATTGTCGGCACTCTGAACGCCGGTGAAGAAGTCACCCTGTTGAGCGTCAACGACAGCACCAACTACGGCCAGATCCGCGATCCGAAAGGCCGCACCACCTGGATCCCGCTCGATCAGCTCAGCCAGACGCCAAGCCTGCGCACCCGCGTGCCCGAGCTGGAACAGCAGGTGAAAACCCTGACCGACAAGCTGGCCAACATCGATAACACCTGGAACCAGCGCACGGCGGAAATGCAGGAAAAAGTCGCGGGCAGCGACAGCACCATCAGCAGCCTGCAGAAGGAAAACCAGGATCTGAAAAACCAGCTGGTGGTCGCGCAGAAGAAGGTCAACGCCGTTAACCTGCAGCTCGACGACAAGCAGCGCACCATTATCCTGCAGTGGTTCATGTATGGCGGCGGCGTCGCCGGCGTCGGTTTGCTGCTGGGCCTGCTGTTGCCGCACCTGATCCCGCGCCGCAAGAACAACAACCGCTGGATGAACTGA
- a CDS encoding multifunctional CCA addition/repair protein codes for MQIYLVGGAVRDSLLNIPVVDHDWVVVGATPAELLALGYQQVGKDFPVFLNPDTHEEYALARTERKSGQGYTGFTCYAAPDVTLEEDLLRRDLTINAIARSAEGELIDPYGGVADLQARVLRHVSDAFGEDPLRVLRVARFAARFAHLGFRIADETLALMRQMAHSGELAALTAERVWKETEKALQSQSPQVYFQVLRDCDALAVLFPEIDALFGVPAPAKWHPEIDTGVHTLMALAIAARLTPEVDVRFATLCHDLGKGLTPKEFWPHHHGHGPAGVRLVEALCQRLRVPNPVRDLSKLVAEYHDLIHTVNKLRPETLLKLFDAIDVWRKPQRLEQMILTSEADARGRTGFEENPYPQGDYLRQAYQVANAVSIKEVVASGLQGTAIRDELKRRRQQALADWKLSQTIINDQA; via the coding sequence GTGCAGATTTATCTGGTCGGCGGCGCCGTTCGCGACAGCCTGCTCAATATTCCGGTGGTCGATCATGATTGGGTGGTGGTGGGCGCCACGCCGGCGGAGCTGCTGGCATTGGGCTATCAGCAGGTCGGCAAAGATTTTCCGGTGTTCCTCAACCCCGACACCCACGAGGAGTACGCGCTGGCGCGCACCGAGCGCAAATCCGGCCAGGGGTACACCGGTTTTACCTGCTATGCCGCGCCGGACGTGACGCTGGAAGAAGATCTGCTGCGGCGCGATCTGACCATCAATGCCATCGCCCGCTCCGCGGAAGGGGAGCTGATTGACCCTTACGGCGGCGTGGCCGATCTGCAGGCGCGCGTGCTGCGCCACGTTTCCGACGCGTTCGGCGAAGATCCGCTGCGCGTACTGCGCGTGGCGCGCTTCGCCGCTCGCTTCGCCCATCTGGGCTTTCGCATCGCCGACGAAACGCTCGCCCTGATGCGCCAAATGGCCCACAGCGGTGAACTGGCGGCGCTGACCGCCGAACGTGTCTGGAAGGAGACCGAAAAGGCGCTGCAAAGCCAGAGCCCGCAGGTCTATTTTCAGGTGTTGCGCGACTGCGATGCGCTGGCGGTGCTGTTCCCGGAAATCGACGCGTTGTTCGGCGTACCGGCCCCCGCCAAGTGGCACCCGGAGATCGACACCGGCGTGCACACGCTGATGGCGCTGGCGATTGCCGCCCGCCTCACGCCGGAGGTGGACGTGCGCTTCGCCACCCTGTGCCATGACCTCGGCAAGGGGTTGACGCCGAAAGAGTTCTGGCCGCATCACCACGGCCACGGCCCGGCGGGCGTGCGGCTGGTCGAAGCGTTGTGCCAGCGGCTGCGGGTGCCCAACCCAGTGCGCGATCTGAGCAAGCTGGTGGCCGAGTACCATGATCTGATCCACACCGTGAACAAGCTGCGGCCGGAAACCCTGCTGAAGCTGTTCGACGCCATCGACGTCTGGCGCAAGCCCCAAAGGCTGGAGCAGATGATCCTCACCAGCGAAGCGGACGCACGCGGCCGCACCGGCTTTGAGGAGAACCCTTATCCGCAGGGCGACTATCTGCGCCAGGCGTATCAGGTGGCAAACGCGGTATCGATTAAAGAGGTGGTGGCCAGCGGATTGCAGGGCACCGCGATCCGCGACGAGCTCAAACGCCGCCGCCAACAGGCGCTGGCCGACTGGAAGCTCAGCCAAACGATTATCAACGATCAGGCATAA
- the bacA gene encoding undecaprenyl-diphosphate phosphatase, whose product MADMHSLFIAFVLGVVEGLTEFLPVSSTGHMIIVGEWLGFTGDKAKTFEVIIQLGSILAVVVVFWRRLFGLIGIHFGGKPVEHEGKTGGQLKLGHILLAMIPAVVLGLAFHDFIKSLFAPKNVMYALVVGGLLLLAAEWLKPKKPSAEGLDDITYRQAFMIGCFQCLALWPGFSRSGSTIAGGMLMGVNRYAASEFSFILAVPMMIGASGLDLYKSLHFLTWGDLPMFAVGFITAFVVALIAIKTFLSLIKRISFVPFAIYRFIVAAVVYMVFL is encoded by the coding sequence ATGGCAGACATGCATTCACTGTTTATTGCGTTTGTTCTTGGGGTGGTCGAGGGATTAACCGAATTTCTGCCGGTTTCTTCCACCGGGCATATGATCATTGTCGGCGAGTGGCTGGGCTTTACCGGCGACAAAGCCAAAACCTTTGAAGTCATCATCCAGCTGGGATCGATCCTGGCCGTGGTGGTGGTGTTCTGGCGCCGGCTGTTCGGCCTGATCGGCATTCATTTCGGCGGCAAGCCGGTGGAGCACGAGGGCAAAACCGGCGGCCAGCTGAAGTTGGGACATATCCTGTTGGCGATGATCCCGGCGGTGGTGCTGGGCCTGGCCTTCCATGATTTCATCAAATCGTTGTTTGCGCCGAAAAACGTGATGTACGCGTTGGTGGTCGGCGGCTTGCTGCTGTTGGCGGCGGAATGGCTGAAACCGAAGAAACCGAGCGCGGAAGGACTGGATGACATCACCTACCGCCAGGCGTTCATGATCGGCTGCTTCCAGTGTCTGGCGCTGTGGCCGGGCTTCTCCCGTTCGGGGTCCACTATCGCCGGCGGCATGCTGATGGGCGTGAACCGCTATGCGGCGTCCGAGTTCTCCTTCATTCTGGCTGTGCCGATGATGATCGGCGCCAGCGGCCTGGATCTGTACAAGAGCTTGCACTTCCTGACCTGGGGCGATTTGCCGATGTTTGCCGTCGGTTTCATTACTGCCTTTGTGGTGGCGCTGATTGCGATCAAGACCTTCCTGTCGCTGATCAAACGCATCTCGTTCGTGCCGTTCGCCATCTACCGCTTTATCGTGGCAGCCGTGGTTTACATGGTATTCCTGTAA